The Halichoerus grypus chromosome 9, mHalGry1.hap1.1, whole genome shotgun sequence genome has a window encoding:
- the LOC144379132 gene encoding olfactory receptor 2B8 has product MEQKNGSSFTGFILLGFSDRPQLELVLFVVLLVFYLFTLLGNTTIIALSHLDPHLHTPMYFFLSNLSFLDLCYTTSTVPQLLVHLRGADKSISFGGCVAQLFISLGLGSTECILLGVMALDRYAAICRPLQYTVIMHPRLCALMASASWFIGFANSLLQTVLIFLLPLCGRNKIDHFLCEVPPLLKLACVDTTVNESELFFVSVIILLIPVALIIFSYGRIVRAVLRIKSSAGQRKAFGTCGSHITVVSLFYGTAIYAYLQPSNNYSQDQGKFISLFYTIVTPMVNPVIYTLRNKDVTGAMKKVLWRGHGSR; this is encoded by the coding sequence atggaacagaaaaatggcagTTCTTTCACTGGGTTTATCCTGCTGGGTTTCTCTGACCGGCCTCAACTGGAGCTAGTCCTCTTTGTGGTTCTTCTGGTCTTCTATCTGTTCACTCTGCTGGGAAACACCACCATCATTGCCTTGTCCCACCTGGACCCACATCTTCACACtcccatgtactttttcctctccAACCTAAGCTTTCTGGACCTGTGTTACACGACCAGCACTGTCCCGCAGCTCCTGGTTCATCTCAGGGGAGCTGACAAGTCTATCTCCTTTGGTGGCTGTGTGGCTCAgctcttcatttctctagggttAGGATCCACAGAATGCATTCTCTTAGGGGTCATGGCATTAGACCGCTATGCAGCCATCTGCAGGCCCCTGCAGTACACAGTGATCATGCACCCCCGTCTCTGTGCCCTCATGGCTTCTGCATCGTGGTTCATTGGTTTTGCCAACTCCTTATTGCAGACAGTGCTCATCTTCCTTTTACCACtttgtggaagaaataaaatagaccacTTCCTTTGTGAGGTCCCCCCACTGCTCAAGCTTGCCTGTGTTGACACCACTGTGAATGAGTCTGAGCTCTTCTTTGTCAGTGTGATCATTCTCCTCATACCTGTGGCATTAATCATCTTCTCCTATGGTCGGATTGTCAGGGCAGTCTTAAGAATAAAGTCATCTGCAGGGCAGAGGAAAGCGTTTGGGACATGTGGGTCCCACATCACAGTGGTCTCCCTGTTCTATGGCACGGCCATCTACGCTTACCTCCAGCCCAGCAACAACTACTCCCAGGATCAGggcaagttcatttctctgttctaCACCATCGTCACCCCCATGGTCAACCCTGTCATATATACACTGAGGAACAAGGATGTGACGGGAGCAATGAAGAAGGTGCTTTGGAGGGGCCACGGCTCCAGATGA